The Populus trichocarpa isolate Nisqually-1 chromosome 11, P.trichocarpa_v4.1, whole genome shotgun sequence genome has a segment encoding these proteins:
- the LOC18102911 gene encoding G-type lectin S-receptor-like serine/threonine-protein kinase RKS1 isoform X37, whose translation MSKSQGPVCLIMEAEKLFLLFSLIMLQFLSCTSQESLKTNQTIKEGDLLISKGNIFALGFFSPGSSTNRYLGIWYHKIPEQTVVWVANRNDPIIGSSGFLFINQFGNLVLYRKDDQKLLVWSTNVSVEENDTCEAQLLDSGNLILVRKRSRKIVWQSFDYPTNIQLPGMKLGLDRKLGTDRFLTSWRSADDPGIGDFSIRINPNGSPQFFLYNGTKPITRAPPWPWRSQMGTFKSVFVNDPDEIYCQSTVPDGYYLVRLIVDHSGLLKMLTWRESDGRWKEYWKSPQLQCDYYGYCGAYSTCELANYNAFGCACLPGFEPKNPMEWSLRDGSGGCVRKRLQTSSVCDHGEGFVKVENVILPDTSAAAWVDMSKSRAEYCELECKRNCSCSAYAVIVIPGKGDGCLNWHKELVDIKYDRIESHDLYVRVDAYELGAEGDSLCHMSCHVSIGEGSGFSSGVNRYCFHSHAAGNTRKLNGSREKTMQAILAPSIALLLFLISLTAYLRLKKGAKKGTELQINSNSTESECFKLSTIMAATNNFSPANELGQGGFGSVYKGLLANGLEVAIKRLSRSSRQGIEEFKNEVMVIAKLQHRNLVKLLGYCNQDGEQMLIYEYLPNKSLDSFLFHESRRLLLDWRKRFDIIVGIARGILYLHQDSRLRIIHRDLKCSNILLDAEMNPKISDFGMAKIFEGNQTEDRTRRVVGTL comes from the exons ATGTCCAAAAGCCAAGGTCCAGTTTGCCTCATCATGGAAGCTGAAAAACTATTCCtgcttttttctcttataatgcTCCAATTCTTATCTTGTACATCCCAAGAATCCTTAAAGACCAACCAAACCATTAAAGAAGGTGACCTTCTTATCTCCAAAGGAAATATTTTCGCACTAGGATTTTTCAGTCCTGGCAGTTCAACCAATAGATATCTTGGAATTTGGTACCATAAAATACCAGAACAAACTGTGGTGTGGGTTGCAAACAGGAACGATCCAATCATTGGTTCCTCTGGCTTTCTCTTCATAAACCAATTTGGTAACCTCGTTCTCTATCGTAAAGATGACCAAAAGCTTCTAGTGTGGTCTACCAATGTTTCAGTGGAAGAAAATGATACTTGTGAAGCTCAACTCTTGGATTCTGGGAATTTGATACTGGTCAGGAAAAGAAGCAGAAAAATTGTATGGCAGAGCTTCGATTATCCTACTAACATACAGCTACCTGGAATGAAACTGGGGCTGGATCGAAAATTAGGAACTGATCGGTTCCTAACATCATGGAGATCAGCTGATGACCCTGGAATTGGAGACTTTTCAATTAGGATCAACCCAAATGGTTCACCACAATTCTTTCTCTATAATGGTACAAAGCCAATTACTAGAGCTCCCCCTTGGCCATGGAGAAGTCAGATGGGCAcattcaaaagcgtttttgtaAATGATCCAGACGAAATATACTGTCAATCAACAGTTCCTGATGGTTATTATCTGGTAAGACTAATAGTGGATCATTCAGGACTTCTAAAGATGTTAACATGGCGAGAAAGTGATGGTCGGTGGAAGGAATACTGGAAGTCCCCTCAGTTACAGTGCGACTATTATGGATACTGTGGTGCTTATAGTACGTGTGAACTTGCCAATTATAATGCTTTTGGATGTGCCTGTTTACCTGGGTTCGAGCCCAAGAACCCAATGGAATGGTCATTGAGAGATGGGTCCGGTGGTTGTGTCAGGAAGCGGCTACAGACATCTTCGGTGTGCGATCATGGAGAAGGGTTTGTGAAGGTGGAAAATGTAATTCTTCCGGACACTTCAGCTGCAGCTTGGGTGGACATGAGCAAGAGTCGTGCAGAGTACTGTGAACTGGAATGCAAGAGGAATTGTTCATGCTCTGCTTACGCTGTCATTGTGATTCCCGGAAAAGGGGATGGTTGTTTGAATTGGCACAAGGAATTAGTAGACATTAAATATGATAGGATTGAAAGTCATGATCTGTATGTTCGTGTTGATGCATATGAATTAG GTGCCGAAGGGGACAGCCTTTGCCATATGTCTTGCCATGTTTCCATAGGAGAAGGGAGTGGTTTTTCGTCTGGAGTTAATCGTTATTGTTTTCATTCTCATGCAGCTGGTAATACAAGGAAGCTAAATGGTTCTCGGGAAAAAACGATGCAGGCCATTTTAGCACCATCAATTGCATTATTGTTGTTTCTCATTAGCCTAACTGCTTATTTGCGGCTCAAGAAGGGGGCAAAAAAAG GTACCGAGCTGCAGATAAACAGCAATTCTACTGAATCGGAATGTTTCAAGCTCAGCACCATAATGGCGGCCACAAACAATTTCTCTCCAGCTAACGAACTCGGGCAAggtggttttggctcggtttatAAG GGTCTGCTAGCTAATGGACTGGAGGTTGCAATAAAAAGGTTATCTAGAAGTTCAAGACAAGGAATAGAAGAGTTTAAAAATGAAGTTATGGTAATTGCAAAGCTTCAACACAGGAATCTTGTGAAACTTCTAGGTTACTGCAATCAGGATGGAGAACAAATGTTAATCTATGAATACTTGCCAAACAAAAGCTTGGACTCGTTTCTTTTCC ATGAAAGCAGAAGATTGTTATTGGATTGGCGAAAACGCTTCGATATTATTGTTGGAATAGCTCGTGGGATTTTATATCTTCACCAAGATTCCAGGTTGAGAATCATTCACAGGGATTTAAAATGTAGCAACATTCTACTGGATGCAGAGATGAACCCAAAAATATCAGATTTTGGAATGGCAAAAATATTTGAAGGCAACCAAACTGAAGATAGGACCAGGAGAGTTGTAGGAACATTGTAA